The Clostridiaceae bacterium genome has a segment encoding these proteins:
- the leuB gene encoding 3-isopropylmalate dehydrogenase: protein MAEFEITVLPGDGIGPEIIREAIKVINAIGRKYGHKFVIYEELMGGCAIDAYGEPLPAKTLERCIASHAVLLGAVGGPKWDNLPGNIRPEAGLLGIRSALGLFSNLRPALIYAPLRDASPLKTDIIKDGIDILIVRELTGGIYFGERGRYVSEDKGECAYDTEKYSVFEIERIARVAFEAAMKRRKLLTSVDKANVLESSRLWREVVENVSKEYPEVTLNHMYVDNAAMQLVRRPDQFDVIVTSNMFGDILSDEASMITGSIGMLPSASLGSGTFGLYEPIHGSAPDIAGQNVANPIASILSVAMMMKYSFNLDAEGRAIEKAVLNVLEKGYRTRDISSDGKTVVGTDSMGDLIVEELESIT from the coding sequence GTGGCAGAATTTGAAATTACTGTATTACCGGGAGATGGTATTGGTCCTGAAATTATCCGGGAGGCAATAAAGGTAATTAATGCAATAGGAAGGAAATATGGTCATAAATTTGTTATATATGAAGAATTAATGGGAGGATGCGCCATAGATGCTTATGGAGAGCCTCTACCGGCAAAGACGCTTGAACGCTGCATAGCAAGTCATGCGGTTCTGCTTGGCGCCGTAGGAGGGCCTAAGTGGGATAACCTTCCGGGAAATATTCGTCCTGAAGCGGGACTTTTGGGAATTAGGTCAGCTCTTGGGTTGTTTTCTAATCTGAGACCTGCTTTAATATATGCCCCGTTGAGGGATGCTTCACCTCTGAAAACGGACATTATAAAGGATGGTATAGATATTCTGATTGTCCGTGAACTGACAGGAGGCATATACTTCGGAGAAAGAGGAAGATATGTTTCTGAAGATAAAGGCGAATGCGCATACGATACAGAGAAGTACAGTGTTTTTGAAATTGAGAGAATAGCGAGGGTTGCTTTTGAGGCAGCAATGAAACGCCGCAAACTCCTGACATCAGTCGATAAGGCAAATGTTCTTGAAAGTTCCAGGCTGTGGAGAGAGGTTGTGGAAAATGTTTCAAAGGAGTATCCTGAAGTAACCTTGAACCACATGTATGTAGACAATGCGGCTATGCAGCTTGTGAGAAGGCCTGACCAGTTTGATGTTATAGTAACCTCAAATATGTTTGGAGACATATTGTCTGATGAAGCTTCCATGATAACCGGGTCAATAGGAATGCTTCCTTCAGCCAGCCTGGGTAGCGGTACCTTCGGTTTATACGAGCCGATTCACGGTTCTGCTCCGGATATTGCAGGACAGAATGTAGCAAATCCCATAGCTTCAATTCTTTCAGTAGCTATGATGATGAAATATTCATTCAATCTTGATGCCGAAGGAAGAGCAATTGAAAAAGCAGTCCTTAATGTCCTTGAAAAAGGAT
- a CDS encoding CpaF family protein, with protein sequence MPVVYSHHRLIGNDRFLEYDNVNKKINAIVSNITFDILKDSPGLVAEVANGNVERHVLEKEIIKNIDRNRYHLGLYREELIKKVFDFMFGYGELQQYIEDQDISDIDGTRYNEFVVKRKGIREKIDVNFGSEKIFDTYCKLIAIRNGGILNENDSHCRVTDENYRLRINVSISPRNANGPSISIRKHRKNSYTIQDLKKLGMIDDSLEEFIKQLACSDATILFCGKGAAGKTTLLRAFVNILPEMERVLIAESDTEIYPDKPYCIQQRIKKQNEGGRPVTLKDLVRDGLTMSLDTYCIGEIVGEEAWEFVKASFTGHRGIATLHSESAEDAFGRLLTLCQGAALGESERTIKEIMSKSIDVIFYLSEFKVVDVLEIVGYQKEKDRFVFNRLFLLDNRYGDKNGCILGSFIKCNDPGERLKRKLTPRGKGNECTGTCG encoded by the coding sequence ATGCCTGTAGTATATTCACATCATAGGTTAATAGGAAATGACAGGTTTTTAGAATATGATAATGTAAATAAAAAAATAAATGCTATAGTTTCCAATATTACTTTTGATATATTAAAGGATTCACCCGGTCTTGTAGCGGAAGTTGCAAACGGCAATGTGGAAAGACATGTCCTTGAAAAAGAGATAATAAAAAACATTGACAGGAATAGGTACCATTTAGGTTTATACAGGGAGGAGCTAATAAAAAAAGTATTTGACTTTATGTTTGGGTATGGGGAGCTCCAGCAGTATATAGAAGACCAGGATATTTCAGATATTGATGGTACCAGGTACAATGAATTTGTCGTAAAAAGAAAAGGCATTCGTGAGAAAATAGATGTGAATTTTGGCAGTGAAAAAATATTTGATACATACTGCAAACTTATCGCAATAAGAAATGGGGGCATTCTTAACGAAAATGACAGCCATTGCCGGGTTACTGATGAGAACTACCGTCTTAGAATAAACGTTTCAATCAGTCCAAGAAATGCAAACGGGCCTTCAATAAGTATAAGAAAGCACAGGAAGAACAGCTATACTATTCAAGATTTAAAAAAGTTGGGAATGATAGATGATTCTTTAGAGGAATTTATAAAACAGCTTGCTTGTTCTGACGCAACCATTCTTTTCTGTGGGAAAGGTGCGGCTGGAAAAACAACTCTTTTGAGGGCATTTGTTAACATACTTCCCGAAATGGAAAGGGTTCTCATTGCCGAGTCAGATACAGAAATATATCCTGACAAACCTTACTGCATACAGCAGAGAATAAAAAAGCAGAATGAGGGTGGACGCCCTGTAACGTTAAAAGATCTGGTAAGAGACGGACTTACCATGTCTCTGGATACATATTGCATAGGAGAAATAGTGGGAGAGGAAGCCTGGGAATTTGTAAAAGCTTCTTTTACAGGACACAGAGGGATAGCCACGCTGCATTCTGAAAGTGCGGAGGATGCTTTTGGAAGGCTTCTTACGCTTTGCCAGGGAGCTGCTCTGGGTGAAAGTGAAAGAACCATTAAAGAAATAATGTCAAAAAGTATAGACGTTATTTTTTACCTGAGTGAATTCAAAGTGGTAGATGTACTGGAGATAGTGGGTTACCAGAAAGAAAAGGACCGGTTTGTTTTTAACAGGTTATTTCTGCTTGATAACAGGTACGGGGATAAAAATGGCTGTATTTTAGGAAGTTTTATAAAATGTAATGACCCGGGAGAAAGATTAAAAAGAAAACTCACTCCAAGAGGTAAAGGAAATGAATGTACTGGCACTTGTGGTTAA
- the leuC gene encoding 3-isopropylmalate dehydratase large subunit, whose protein sequence is MGMTMTQKILADHAGLDRVLPGQLIKSKVDMVLGNDITTPVAIKEFRKIGINKVFDVEKIAIVPDHFTPNKDIKSAEQVKFIREFAREMGIVNFFEIGQMGVEHALLPEKGLVVCGDVVIGADSHTCTYGALGAFSTGVGSTDMAAGMATGEAWFKVPEAIKFILKGKPGKWVSGKDIILHIIGKIGVDGALYKSMEFVGEGLKYLSMDDRFAMANMAIEAGAKNGIFEVDEKTLEYVKEHSTKPYRIFKADEDAVYSEIYEIELSQIKPTVAFPHLPENTRTIDEVGDIKIDQVVIGSCTNGRIEDLRTTAEILKGKKVHPEVRCIIIPATQKIWKQAMNEGLFDIFVDAGAVVSTPTCGPCLGGHMGILAKGERAVATTNRNFVGRMGHPESEVYLASPAVAAASAVMGKIASPEEVLNSTGKGGEQ, encoded by the coding sequence ATGGGAATGACGATGACACAGAAGATTCTTGCAGACCATGCTGGTCTTGACAGAGTCTTGCCAGGACAGTTAATAAAATCAAAAGTTGACATGGTATTAGGTAATGATATTACAACACCTGTAGCAATTAAGGAGTTTAGAAAAATTGGAATAAATAAAGTTTTTGATGTTGAAAAGATAGCCATAGTACCTGACCACTTTACACCAAATAAAGATATAAAATCAGCTGAGCAGGTTAAATTTATCAGAGAGTTTGCCCGGGAAATGGGCATTGTAAATTTCTTTGAAATTGGACAGATGGGAGTGGAGCATGCCCTGCTTCCTGAAAAGGGGCTTGTTGTGTGCGGAGATGTTGTAATAGGAGCGGATTCCCATACCTGTACCTATGGGGCGCTTGGAGCTTTTTCTACCGGTGTAGGAAGCACGGATATGGCAGCCGGAATGGCTACAGGAGAAGCCTGGTTTAAGGTACCGGAAGCAATAAAATTTATTTTAAAGGGCAAACCCGGGAAATGGGTGAGCGGTAAGGATATTATTTTGCATATAATCGGTAAAATAGGTGTGGATGGAGCACTTTATAAGTCCATGGAATTTGTTGGGGAAGGTTTAAAGTACCTGTCAATGGATGATAGATTTGCAATGGCAAACATGGCTATAGAAGCTGGTGCTAAAAATGGAATTTTTGAAGTTGATGAGAAAACCCTTGAATATGTGAAAGAGCATTCAACTAAACCATATAGAATTTTTAAAGCTGATGAGGATGCAGTATATAGTGAAATCTATGAGATTGAACTGTCACAAATTAAACCTACAGTTGCTTTCCCACATCTGCCTGAAAATACCAGAACAATTGATGAGGTGGGAGATATCAAGATTGACCAGGTGGTAATTGGATCTTGCACAAACGGAAGGATTGAAGATTTAAGAACCACAGCGGAAATATTAAAAGGTAAAAAGGTTCATCCTGAAGTCAGATGTATTATAATTCCTGCCACTCAGAAAATTTGGAAGCAGGCTATGAATGAAGGTTTATTTGATATATTTGTAGATGCTGGTGCCGTGGTAAGTACTCCTACCTGTGGACCATGTCTTGGAGGCCATATGGGCATACTGGCTAAAGGAGAAAGGGCAGTAGCCACAACCAACAGAAATTTTGTAGGAAGAATGGGTCATCCAGAGAGTGAAGTATACCTTGCAAGCCCTGCAGTAGCAGCTGCATCAGCAGTTATGGGTAAAATCGCTTCACCTGAGGAAGTTTTGAACAGTACAGGCAAGGGGGGAGAACAGTGA
- a CDS encoding AraC family transcriptional regulator — protein MNKNILPKAWESLLKSTSYLPVIVKTIERIHDATWSMEPNIHDNFEMVYIKKGSTVFEIAGEPVPLGPNDIIIIKPRQYHKFIVKSKMACEFIVLNFTFENQQNEGVSEISLEDFLNFVSSRETGAYITMKVSQKNEIITILNRILVERQSNDIGSEFLNHLLVLELFVLISRALKMEWENSIKNKSPKLKELIHAAVNFINNNFERDISLGDIAKYVFLSPSYFTRAFKEEMGTSPINYLLKVRIERSKELLVESDEKVGEIALSVGFSNQQRFNELFKKHTGMTPLKYRKTYKR, from the coding sequence ATGAATAAGAATATACTGCCAAAAGCATGGGAGAGTCTGTTAAAATCTACAAGCTATCTTCCTGTAATTGTTAAAACCATAGAAAGGATACATGATGCTACCTGGTCAATGGAGCCCAATATTCATGATAACTTTGAAATGGTGTATATAAAAAAGGGCAGTACTGTTTTTGAAATTGCCGGAGAACCTGTTCCTTTAGGACCTAATGATATAATCATTATAAAGCCCAGGCAGTATCATAAATTTATTGTAAAGTCCAAAATGGCCTGTGAATTTATAGTATTAAATTTCACATTTGAGAATCAACAAAACGAAGGAGTTTCTGAGATCTCCCTGGAAGATTTTCTTAACTTTGTAAGCAGCCGGGAAACAGGTGCTTATATTACTATGAAAGTAAGCCAGAAGAATGAGATTATTACAATTCTAAACAGAATACTTGTAGAAAGACAGAGTAATGATATCGGCAGTGAATTCTTAAACCATTTACTGGTTCTGGAGCTTTTTGTCCTTATTTCCAGGGCCCTTAAGATGGAATGGGAAAACAGCATAAAAAATAAAAGTCCTAAATTAAAAGAGCTGATACATGCTGCAGTAAACTTTATAAATAATAATTTTGAAAGGGATATTTCTCTTGGGGATATTGCAAAATATGTGTTTTTAAGTCCCAGTTATTTTACGAGGGCATTTAAAGAAGAGATGGGAACAAGCCCAATAAATTACTTATTAAAGGTAAGAATAGAAAGATCAAAGGAATTGCTGGTAGAGAGTGATGAGAAAGTTGGTGAAATTGCTCTTAGTGTAGGTTTTTCTAATCAGCAGAGGTTCAACGAATTATTTAAAAAACATACCGGCATGACTCCCCTTAAATATAGAAAAACATATAAACGTTAA
- the leuD gene encoding 3-isopropylmalate dehydratase small subunit encodes MANGKALKYGDNVDTDVIIPARYLNTSEPSELAMHCMEDLDKEFVNKVQKGDVLVAGKNFGCGSSREHAPIALKASGISCVIAETFARIFFRNSVNIGLPIIECPEAAKDISEGDQISIKFDTGEITNITKGKVYIGTPFPDFMQKIIKADGLIGYIKEELKGNNG; translated from the coding sequence ATAGCAAATGGAAAGGCACTAAAATACGGAGATAATGTGGATACAGACGTAATAATACCTGCAAGATATTTAAATACTTCAGAACCATCAGAACTTGCCATGCATTGTATGGAAGATTTGGATAAGGAGTTTGTGAATAAAGTTCAAAAAGGGGACGTTTTGGTTGCAGGGAAAAATTTTGGGTGCGGTTCCTCCAGGGAGCATGCTCCCATAGCATTGAAAGCATCTGGTATATCTTGTGTCATTGCTGAAACTTTTGCAAGAATATTTTTCAGGAATTCTGTAAATATCGGCCTTCCTATTATTGAGTGCCCCGAAGCAGCAAAAGATATTTCAGAAGGTGACCAAATTAGCATTAAATTTGATACAGGAGAAATAACCAATATTACAAAGGGTAAGGTATACATTGGAACTCCTTTTCCGGATTTTATGCAAAAAATTATAAAGGCTGACGGATTAATCGGCTATATTAAGGAAGAATTGAAAGGAAATAATGGATAA